The following proteins are encoded in a genomic region of Streptococcus sp. 29892:
- a CDS encoding class I SAM-dependent methyltransferase — MKIIVTTSLRMNQNLILQAREIAAQLNLDYQDRRKRSVQSILAKTEANAVLVVYQGQLVLEEKNGQRFFFHPDTAILRIKSGRDPLLELIGPYKHTVLDCTMGLASDSIVLASAGHQVTALESSQLIHFMVSQGLKEFDSGNDAVNQAMRSIQTIWTDSLTYLQSQADQSVDVIYVDPMFSQEIKESDNLDGLKPFANYSALSEDFLKECRRVARRKIIIKAHFRDEVFEEFGFERHVRPNQKFHYGEIILEGNDENFSNRF; from the coding sequence ATGAAAATAATCGTCACAACCAGTCTTCGTATGAACCAAAACCTGATTTTACAGGCTAGGGAAATAGCAGCGCAGCTCAATCTAGACTATCAAGACCGTCGTAAGAGGTCAGTCCAGTCCATTCTAGCAAAAACAGAAGCTAACGCGGTGCTTGTGGTCTATCAAGGCCAATTAGTTTTGGAAGAAAAAAATGGACAACGCTTCTTTTTCCACCCTGACACAGCTATTTTGCGTATCAAGTCTGGAAGGGATCCGCTCTTGGAATTGATAGGACCTTATAAACATACCGTCCTGGACTGTACCATGGGGCTGGCTTCTGATAGTATTGTCCTAGCTAGTGCGGGTCATCAGGTGACTGCCTTGGAGAGTTCTCAGCTTATTCATTTTATGGTGAGTCAAGGTCTGAAAGAGTTTGATAGTGGCAATGACGCAGTTAATCAAGCCATGCGCTCTATTCAGACGATTTGGACGGACAGTTTGACTTACTTACAGTCACAAGCAGACCAGTCAGTCGATGTGATTTATGTTGACCCCATGTTCTCGCAGGAGATAAAGGAATCGGATAATCTTGACGGACTAAAACCCTTTGCCAATTATTCGGCCCTGTCTGAAGATTTTTTGAAAGAATGCAGGCGTGTGGCCAGAAGAAAAATCATTATCAAGGCTCATTTTAGAGATGAAGTTTTTGAAGAATTCGGCTTTGAACGTCATGTCAGACCTAATCAAAAATTTCATTATGGAGAAATCATTTTGGAGGGAAACGATGAAA
- the ifs gene encoding NAD glycohydrolase toxin immunity factor, whose translation MKDYQPVKTGWELEKYKQAIREGKEDEVFLGDGEFMIRHRESFFEGITDMEVLIRYCLFPLYEEGDRDIVRRTENILKDFVASGEINKLYQVSQYFKIQKWLLSSYNNLPFIIELEQFVPIFFEKVVKMPLETESVRYGAVCAWMSETPEFLEYDKTTIDRIMNKLKELANKPQVVPSLEEIFPIELDPTKIDSIGVIENHLEMLLLDSNKWRKPLEKQHLLKLQEKLNNYIHFIESKQYVDSYGDDFTEKVINLTFQYAPSDNGLAFLVQVQKVLQPTDICLKVVVPK comes from the coding sequence ATGAAAGACTATCAGCCAGTTAAAACAGGTTGGGAACTTGAGAAATATAAGCAAGCCATAAGAGAAGGTAAAGAGGATGAAGTGTTTCTTGGTGATGGCGAATTTATGATTCGTCATCGAGAATCTTTCTTTGAAGGTATTACAGATATGGAGGTTTTGATAAGATACTGTTTGTTTCCTTTGTATGAAGAGGGAGATAGAGATATCGTTCGCCGCACAGAAAATATTCTAAAAGATTTTGTAGCAAGTGGTGAGATAAATAAATTGTATCAGGTCTCTCAATATTTTAAAATTCAGAAATGGTTATTAAGTAGCTACAATAACCTTCCTTTTATTATTGAACTTGAACAATTTGTTCCGATTTTTTTTGAAAAAGTTGTCAAGATGCCTTTGGAAACAGAATCGGTTCGATATGGAGCGGTTTGTGCTTGGATGAGTGAAACACCAGAATTTCTTGAGTATGACAAAACAACAATTGATAGGATTATGAATAAGCTTAAGGAATTAGCCAACAAACCCCAAGTAGTCCCATCTCTTGAAGAAATTTTTCCGATTGAACTTGATCCAACCAAAATTGATTCTATAGGAGTTATAGAAAATCATTTGGAAATGTTATTGCTAGATAGCAACAAATGGCGAAAACCACTAGAAAAACAACACCTCCTCAAACTCCAAGAAAAGCTGAACAACTACATTCACTTTATCGAAAGCAAGCAGTATGTGGACAGCTACGGGGATGACTTTACAGAAAAAGTTATCAACCTGACTTTTCAGTATGCCCCATCAGACAATGGTCTTGCTTTCCTTGTGCAAGTTCAAAAAGTATTACAGCCGACAGATATTTGCTTGAAGGTTGTTGTGCCAAAGTAG
- a CDS encoding DUF6572 domain-containing protein encodes MKVLRGTDFIIYELNGQYSINWYRGRERFSYPIDEDLVKKALLTSKDGKEVMFYVEHGRWPEEDELEHYNESNVITHRGNDFIVYEENGKYEMHFMTGGFQDREVIYPISKELMERAFESPQDAYEVKIYLMTGHWPDKSQEELDRNFLRQFPEQILKTPTISKTLFSEYEFTKLLKQAIETVLQTSKIDSLGIVEEHLELLLLDPIKWQEETEIIHLQLLQEKLNNYIHFIESKQYVDSYGNDFTEKVINLTFQYAPSDNGLAFLVQVQKVLQPTDIRLKVVVPK; translated from the coding sequence ATGAAAGTGTTACGAGGGACTGACTTTATAATATATGAATTAAATGGGCAATATAGCATTAATTGGTATCGTGGGCGAGAACGTTTCTCTTATCCAATAGATGAAGATTTAGTAAAAAAAGCTCTGTTAACATCTAAAGACGGGAAAGAGGTCATGTTTTATGTAGAGCATGGGCGCTGGCCAGAAGAGGATGAGTTAGAGCATTATAATGAATCTAACGTAATTACACATAGAGGGAATGATTTTATTGTCTATGAAGAAAATGGCAAATATGAGATGCACTTTATGACTGGCGGATTTCAAGACCGAGAGGTCATCTATCCTATTTCTAAAGAACTTATGGAAAGAGCTTTTGAGTCGCCTCAAGATGCCTATGAAGTAAAAATTTACTTAATGACAGGCCATTGGCCAGATAAGAGTCAAGAAGAATTGGATAGAAATTTCTTAAGACAGTTTCCAGAGCAAATTCTTAAGACCCCGACTATTTCAAAGACTCTCTTTTCAGAGTATGAGTTTACGAAATTATTGAAACAAGCAATTGAAACAGTATTACAGACTAGTAAAATTGACAGCTTAGGAATAGTTGAAGAACATTTGGAACTCTTGCTTCTAGACCCAATCAAGTGGCAGGAAGAAACAGAAATTATTCATTTACAGTTATTGCAAGAAAAGCTGAACAACTACATTCACTTTATCGAAAGCAAGCAGTATGTGGACAGCTACGGGAATGACTTTACAGAAAAAGTTATCAATCTTACTTTCCAGTATGCCCCATCAGATAATGGTCTTGCTTTCCTTGTGCAAGTTCAAAAAGTATTACAGCCAACAGATATTCGCTTGAAGGTTGTTGTGCCAAAGTAG